In the genome of Butyricicoccus intestinisimiae, the window ATGCATATGGAGTCGGTTGACATAACTGCCCAGAACATAGAAAAGATAGGTGCGTTGTTTCCGAATTGTATTACAGAGACGAAAGACGCGGACGGCAAACTGAAAAAGGCTATCAATTTTGAGCTTTTGAAGCAGATGCTTTCGGAAGATGTAGTTGATGGTGATGAAGCGTATGAATTTACATGGGTAGGAAAAAAGGCAGCTATCGTAGAGGCCAACAAGCCCATCCGCAAAACCCTGCGCCCATGCAAGGAAGAGAGCGTTGATTGGGACAACACGGAGAATCTTTACATTGAGGGAGATAACCTTCAGGTGCTGAAGCTCTTGCAGGAGAGCTATCTCGGCAAGGTGAAGATGATCTATATCGATCCGCCGTATAACAGGAGAGATGATGCCCTTTATCGAGATGATTTCAAGCGGTCTGCGGAAGACTATGAGGAAGATAGCGGCGTGTACAATGAAGACGGCAACCGTATGTTTAAGAATACAGATAGTAATGGTCGCTTTCATTCCGACTGGTGTAGCATGATTTATTCGAGACTAATGCGGGCAAGAGATTTGCTTAGTGATGATGGAGTTATCTTTATTAGCATTGGAGAAGAAGAGATAGAAAATCTTCATAAGATAGCCGATGAAGTAATGGGACGCCGGAATTTGTTGGGTACAATTTTGTGGAAAAAGAAGACAAATGGAAATAATATGGGATTTCTTCCACCGGTTCATGATTACATTATTTGTTATGCAAAAAATATTAATAGCATCAATGATATGGGGTATCCAGTTTCAAAAGAGTTCATTGAAAAAAACTTCTCCAATCCTGATGATGACCCAAGAGGTCCATGGACTACTTCTGACTTATCGGCTAATCATAAAGGTCCTTTTTTTCCAATAACAAATCCAACAACAGGAGAATCGTTTTTTCCACCGGAAGGTCGATATTGGGTGTTCAATGCTCAAGAGGTCCAGAAACGAATTGCTGATGGAAGAATTATTTTTGGAAAGAGTGGCACAGCTCGACCAGTGCAAAAAGTTTTTGCTGCTGATCGAAAATTCAAGAGGACTCGAGCAGAATCTTGGTGGGATAAAAATGGAATGAATGAAGATGCTACAGCGGAGCTGAAAAAACTTTTTGGTGTGGCAAAGCTATTCACTCATCCAAAGCCCACTAAGTTGTTAAAACATCTCATTGCTATATCCACAGAAAAAAATGATATTGTTTTGGACTTTTTCTCTGGATCTTCTACTACAGCTGACGCAGTTATGCAAATAAATGCAGAAGATAATGGAAGGCGGAAATTTATCATGGTTCAGTTGCCAGAAGCCTGTGATGAAAAGAGTGAAGCTTACAAAGCGGGATACAAGAATATTTGTGAGATCGGCAAAGAACGTATTCGTCGAGCGGGAACGAAAATTAAAGAAGGTTTGTCTGAACACGGATATGCACTTAAAAAGCTGAAAGAAGAAGGCATTCCATTTCAAATGGCGATTCGTAGAGAGGATGATACATCTACAGACGAAAGTTTTATTAACAATCCTGAAATCATAAGCGGTAAATCAACTGGAACATATAGCGTGCCGGATGATGTAGAGGATATTCAGAGAAAGATGGCTGATGAGCTCGATATAGGTTTCCGTGTTCTCAAGCTGGACGACAGCAACATGAACGAGGTATATTACAGTCCGGCTGAATATTCTCAAACGATGCTTTCTGAGATGGAGTCCAATGTGAAGTCTGACCGCACAGACCTTGATTTACTGTTTGGCTGTTTATTAGAGTGGGGATTGCCGCTTTCTCTGCCATACCGTTCAGAGCAGATTGACGGATGCACGGTACACGACTACAATGACGGAGACTTGATTGCTTGCTTTGATAAAAACATTCCGGACAGTGTTATCAAGGAAATTGCAAAGAGACAGCCACTGCGGGCTGTATTCCGTGACAGCAGTTTTGTAGACAGTCCGTCCAAGATTAATGTGAGTGAGATCTTCAAGCTGCTCGCACCGGATACAAGAATCAAAGTTATTTAAGGAGGATCTGCGATGAAGCTGCAATTTAAGCATCAAAAATTCCAAGCAGATGCCGCCCAAGCTGTTGTGGATGTGTTTGCCGGTCAGCCGTACTTGACGCCGTCTTATATGATGGACAGAGGAACAGACTATACTCAGACTATAATGACGGGCGTACAGGATTTTACCGGTTGGAGCAACCAGAAAATCGTACCAGAGTTAAGCGACCGTATGATTTTGGAAAATTTACAAAAAGTACAGAGAAGGAATCAGCTCAAGCCTTCTGAAAAATTGGAGGGAAGATTTAATCTGACTATTAAAATGGAGACTGGTGTCGGCAAAACGTACACCTATATCAAAACGATGTATGAGCTGAATCGTGCATATGGTTGGAGTAAATTTATTGTCGTTGTTCCAAGCATTGCGATCCGTGAAGGTGTGTATAAGTCCTTTCAGGTGACACAGGAACATTTTGCGGAAGAATACGGAAAAAAGATTCGATTTTTTATCTATAATTCTAAACAGCTTACGGAAATCGACCGATTTGCTTCGGATAGCTCCATCAATGTCATGATTATCAATTCACAGGCCTTCAATGCACGTGGTAAAGATGCAAGACGTATTGATATGCAGTTGGATGAATTCCGCTCACGCAAACCGATTGACATTATTGCGAAAACAAATCCAATTGTAATTATCGATGAGCCGCAGTCGGTGGAAGGAAAACAGACCAAACAAAACTTGAAAAAGTTTAATCCGCTGATGACGCTTCGCTATTCTGCTACCCCTAAAGAAGATAGCATTTATAATATGGTGTATTGCTTGGATGCAATGGAAGCATATAACAAACGTCTGGTCAAAAAGATTGCGGTAAAGGGTATTAGTGAATCCGGCAGCACGGCAACCGAAAGCTATGTCTATTTAGAAAGTATCAATCTTTCTAAATCAGCACCTACGGCAACGATTCAATTTGACTACAAAGGTGCATCTGGTATCCGTAAAATTACAAGAACCGTTTCCGAAGGATATAATCTCTATGATAATTCCGGCCAAATGGAAGAGTACAAGCAGGGATTTGTTGTTTCACGCATTGATGGTCGTGATGATTCAATTGAGTTTATAAACGGTATCAAAATCTATACTGGAGATGTAATTGGTAAAGTCAGTGAAGAACAGCTTCGCCGTATCCAAATTAGGGAAACAATTCTTTCTCATATTGAAAGAGAACGTGAACTGTTCTATAAAGGCATTAAGGTTTTGTCCTTGTTCTTTATTGATGAAGTTGCGAAATACAAGCAGTATGACGAAGCTGGACAGCCAATGAACGGTATCTATGCAGATATGTTTGAGGAAGAATATGCGGATATTATTCAAAATTTGCAAATTGGGGACGGTGAAGATGATTATTTGAAATATCTGCATTCTATCCCTGCTGAAAAGACACATGCTGGCTATTTTTCGATAGATAAGAAAGGTAAGATAATTGATAGTAAGCTGAAAGATAAAAAGGAAAGGACAACAGATGATGTTGATGCTTACGATCTTATCATGAAAAATAAAGAGCTCCTTTTGGACAGAAATCCAGAAAAGTCGCCGGTTCGCTTTATCTTTTCTCATTCAGCTCTGCGTGAAGGTTGGGATAATCCAAATGTATTTCAAATTTGTACATTGAAGCAAAGTAGCAGTGAAACCAGAAAGCGGCAGGAAGTCGGTAGAGGTTTACGTCTTTGTGTCAATCAAGATGGAGAACGTATGGATGCTAATGCACTTGGAAATGATGTGCATAATGTCAATGTGCTAACGGTAATTGCCAGCGAAAGCTATGATAGCTTTGCAAAGGGACTTCAAAGTGAAATTGCAGAAGCTGTTGCAGACAGACCTCATGCTGTTACAGCGGAACTGTTTATCGGTAAGGTAATAAAAGATAATGACGGTAATGAACAG includes:
- a CDS encoding site-specific DNA-methyltransferase, producing MDKMHMESVDITAQNIEKIGALFPNCITETKDADGKLKKAINFELLKQMLSEDVVDGDEAYEFTWVGKKAAIVEANKPIRKTLRPCKEESVDWDNTENLYIEGDNLQVLKLLQESYLGKVKMIYIDPPYNRRDDALYRDDFKRSAEDYEEDSGVYNEDGNRMFKNTDSNGRFHSDWCSMIYSRLMRARDLLSDDGVIFISIGEEEIENLHKIADEVMGRRNLLGTILWKKKTNGNNMGFLPPVHDYIICYAKNINSINDMGYPVSKEFIEKNFSNPDDDPRGPWTTSDLSANHKGPFFPITNPTTGESFFPPEGRYWVFNAQEVQKRIADGRIIFGKSGTARPVQKVFAADRKFKRTRAESWWDKNGMNEDATAELKKLFGVAKLFTHPKPTKLLKHLIAISTEKNDIVLDFFSGSSTTADAVMQINAEDNGRRKFIMVQLPEACDEKSEAYKAGYKNICEIGKERIRRAGTKIKEGLSEHGYALKKLKEEGIPFQMAIRREDDTSTDESFINNPEIISGKSTGTYSVPDDVEDIQRKMADELDIGFRVLKLDDSNMNEVYYSPAEYSQTMLSEMESNVKSDRTDLDLLFGCLLEWGLPLSLPYRSEQIDGCTVHDYNDGDLIACFDKNIPDSVIKEIAKRQPLRAVFRDSSFVDSPSKINVSEIFKLLAPDTRIKVI
- a CDS encoding type III restriction-modification system endonuclease, translated to MKLQFKHQKFQADAAQAVVDVFAGQPYLTPSYMMDRGTDYTQTIMTGVQDFTGWSNQKIVPELSDRMILENLQKVQRRNQLKPSEKLEGRFNLTIKMETGVGKTYTYIKTMYELNRAYGWSKFIVVVPSIAIREGVYKSFQVTQEHFAEEYGKKIRFFIYNSKQLTEIDRFASDSSINVMIINSQAFNARGKDARRIDMQLDEFRSRKPIDIIAKTNPIVIIDEPQSVEGKQTKQNLKKFNPLMTLRYSATPKEDSIYNMVYCLDAMEAYNKRLVKKIAVKGISESGSTATESYVYLESINLSKSAPTATIQFDYKGASGIRKITRTVSEGYNLYDNSGQMEEYKQGFVVSRIDGRDDSIEFINGIKIYTGDVIGKVSEEQLRRIQIRETILSHIERERELFYKGIKVLSLFFIDEVAKYKQYDEAGQPMNGIYADMFEEEYADIIQNLQIGDGEDDYLKYLHSIPAEKTHAGYFSIDKKGKIIDSKLKDKKERTTDDVDAYDLIMKNKELLLDRNPEKSPVRFIFSHSALREGWDNPNVFQICTLKQSSSETRKRQEVGRGLRLCVNQDGERMDANALGNDVHNVNVLTVIASESYDSFAKGLQSEIAEAVADRPHAVTAELFIGKVIKDNDGNEQVIDEDTGRAIHFDLIVNGYIDKKGALTDKYYEDKANGEIKIADEVADSASSVIEIIDSIYDSRMMQPENARSSNVELTVDEEKLAMPEFKALWSKINSKSVYVVDFDTNELIHKSIDSLNEKLRVAKIYFTVETGTMKQIKSKESLTSGTSFVKKESSIYDNTITASSNVKYDLIGKLVDETGLTRKAIIQILQGIQSAVFDQFKNNPEEFIVRAASLINDEKATAIIEHITYDVMDEQYGTDVFTDPTIKGRLGVNAMKTKKHIYDHIVYDSTNERTFATELDTNTNVAVYVKLPDGFYISTPVGHYNPDWAIAFYEGTVKHIYFVAETKGSMSSMQLRRIEESKIHCAREHFKAISNGEVVYDVVDSYKSLLDIVMK